TTGTGCAGATATCCAGATAACAGATATCCGGGCCAAAACTTCCTCTTCCATGCAGATCAATTAAAAAAGGGTGATAAAAAGCTAAATTGTTGTCAGACAATATCCGATGGATTCCGAGATTGCATTTAGGCCAAAGCTCTTTCGCTCTCCACACGGACTGTTTACCTAGATGTAAGTGTTACTactcagacaaaaacaaaaacttgttTGTGATAATAAAATCTTGGCACTTGCCAACAGATTCTGACTTCGTATGCTGATATCTCTTTATGGTTCTGAGGTACTAAATTTCCCCTCTGGGGAtcagtaatgttttatttcaccttATCTTTTCTTAATTTTGCTTTGGTATAAACTAAGACTCAAGCAGGCTTTGGAGTAACTCTGCTTTAtttaatagaaaatataatCAGCCTATCCTCACTGAGTTAAAACATAACTCTAAACAGCTAAATTAAATAGGCTCTCAACTGAGTAGTCTTGTAGAAAAGGAGAGTGATAGAGGAGGTGATTGAATAAGCACAGGGCCAGAGAAGCTATGTGAAGGAGCACACAGTGGGATTTGTGTGGACAGGCCTGTAATTGAAGGGAAGGAAAGGGCCTTAACCTAGATCAGTATCTATCACTCTAGCAGGAAAAGAGAGCTCAACACCCACAGACAGTATTTCCAGAacgagagagggggagagaaaccAAGCCTCCTGATGGGAAGCAAGTCTACAAGGAGGAGTGAGACAGGTAGCGGCGAGACAAATAATGGACACATGTGTAAGTGTGATGTTGGTTCCTCAGAGCTCCGACACAGAtgggagaaagacaaagagagaggatgtgaaAGTAAGCAAGAGACAATGACAgatagagggagaaaagagatcATCAGGTTGAGATAGAGCCCTGGAGACACAGCCACCAGAGAAGCAGAGAATTATGAGAGTGCAAATTAAATTACACCGGAAGGGACAGTCAGGCCTGGACCTGCAGGAAACACTGCACATGgggctctttgtgtgtgtgtgtgtgtgtgtgtgtgtgtgtgtgttacgggGGTGAAAAGGGTCATGGAGGACAACATACAGAAGCTCCTGTGACTATTTACTAAAAGTCCcacatgtgtatgtatgtgcgtctgtgtgtgatCGGTACAATTCAGCAGAAATACATGCGAGTGCACGCTTGACTCCTAGCAAACAGTCGTGCACGTGCATGCTGCGATTTTGGTGCCAGGGATTTCTTAACTGAGCAGAGCTGCGAGCCGATCATCACTTGCCTTGCCGTGAACTTACAATCACTGTGACCAATGACGATGCGAACATACACTCCCTCACCGCTACGTCTGAACAAACTTTTACTTAAAAAGCTGATATTTAGCCAAATAACCAAAGCTAGCTAGAGTTGGCTGTTTGTTAACGGCATAAAAACAAGCTCCTGCAACGGATTGTATAACATCACATAGGTTCATGAGACACAGTTTTCAATAACACACTGATTCTACACATTCATGAAAATTCTAGGGGATGGATTTAAGGTTCATGGCTACCGACATTACAGTTATGTTAGCTGAGAGCAACATGGCCAGATTTCCCAAATCCCTGGTGGCAAACATACATTCACAAGTATGCTTGTTGTCCACGCACTTACCCTCACGTacatttgaaattcaaatggTTAAAATGACCACTTACGGCAGGTCTACTAGTTATGGAATTCCAATACCTCTTGTGTTAAGAGTCACAggacacaaacatatacactcAAGCCTCCTGTGTTAGTAGTCACACGTGCATGTAGCCCACTTGTGTCTGCATGGCTGAGTTGTACCAATCACATACAGATAAATGCATAAATACGCATGGGATCTTTTAATGACaaaagtatatatatgtgtgccTTGTCCTCCGTGACCCTTTTCACCCTCCATATACTGTGATACTGTATAAATGAGTGCATAAAGAGTAACTtccaaaagtaaaaacaaattataATAGGAATAACAGGAAGCAAAAAGACCAAGCACACttaaataatagtaattatgCGCGATGATACAGAAAATCAGCTTGTCTACATCCACATCCTCTTCcattatttcttcatttcatgcattttctCGTATATTTGTTTTTTCGGTTTCTGCTGGCGAACCTGGACTGGTGTATACAGTGTAATCTACAAGCCACATTGcaccaaaatgttttaatttttgactctatctatctaatctatTGAATGTAATTGTGCTGATCTTTATCACTGCTGCTGATTTGTACAAACACCTTCAGGAAGTGGAGTCTGAGAGCCTTAAATCAGAGCAAGACAGACCCACCTCAGTCCAGGCAGCATCTGATACTAAAACTTCTCTACTATATCTGTGGCTCACAGCACTGCTACCTCctagtttgattttatttagaaaagGTCAAGTGATTTCCTAAAACAGCcgggcactgtagtttttatcaaacattACTCAGACCGAGGTAAATAGGGAATTTGTTAGGGACTATATTCAGCCATGGATTAATACATATTTGGAGCACTAATGCACATTTATGGTAGACTCCAGATAAACCACAGTGTAGGTTTATGACACATAAGGATATGTTCTATGAGGCTTTAGCTACACAGGTAACACTTGCAAGTGGGATCAATTGttggttttaatgttttcatcgAATTTGTTGACCAtgagaaaatatataatatcatcAACCATGTCGTTTCAATACCAGAAAGGTAGAGCGATATTATAAAGCTCAATCGAACCTAGGCCAAGATCTTACTGAGAGTGGAGAATAAGGAAAGCACCTTTGAACATTCAAATAACAATGCCAAACCTGTCTTTTCATTTACTGTATATCACAATTGATGAAGTTCTGACCATTGAAGCAGATCCTACATCGACCTTCTCTGAATTGCATACTGACACTGACAGCTCAGCCAGTGTCAAGTAGCTACCTCAAAAAAGTGTATCCTCTACATAACACTTTACACCACATCAGGACACCTCTCCGCCTTTCAAATATCTGTATCTACCGGAATCTGCCATGGTTTTATGTTAACTTTGTTAATATCTGCCTCACCTACACCACACAAATATAGAAATTATTAAGTGTCCTGCTTGTTTAGTAATGaatgttcttcttcttccagcTTAGCTAACTGACAAACTGTAGTAACACATAACTCTGACAGTAAACAAGGCAGGTCCAGTGCTGCACAACATCCTAATGAAAACTAGCTGTTTTGAAtaataatgacacacacagtttaaatcTGTCCATGAACACTAGTAGGGTACCTATGTCTTATATTGTGCacagcatctctgtgtgtgtacccttTCTATGTGTTGGTATTGGtattatttttctgttatcTGCTTTAAATTCACCTCATTATTCCTCCCCCTTTCCTCTAATCTCAGTGCTTATTTGCTCCCCCATCCCCTACAACACAACATTGACGACACACATTGAAAGCATACACTGAAACCACGTACTGTTACAGTTTCATATGAAAAGAAGGTCTTTGGCAGTTGTTTAAAATGTGGATGAAGGATTTATAAGAGTGGAGATGTCTGAGATGAGAGAAATAAGAGAGATAAGAGCGCATAGCAACAATTATTGTTTCAAACTGTCTGATGTCTTTTTATTGTCCAGCAGAGTGGTTCCTCAAGGAGCAGTGGTTTGTGATGCAGGCCTGGGGTGCTGTGCTTTCACAAAGGTCATACGAACACTGAAGCAGATTAGCAATTCAGATTGGGCTAAAGGGGCTAAAAGGCTGCTGTAGCCCTGCCTGAGTCTGATTACATTAGCAAAGAGTAGGAGTCAAATGCACACAAGTGATTAGATGGCATAAGAAGGAAGCAAGCTATAAGATGTTGCAGGAAACTGATCCGTGCACATGCaaatatgcatgcatacacatgaATAACAATAAGGTATGACtcacaataaacaaacatacaaacgGCACATGATTACATTATGAAGGTTTCCCTCAGTATATCCTCCCACTAACTatccttcctcacacacacacacactcccatggATGATCAGCACGCACAACCCCTGACCATCTGCCCTTATACAACATCCATCTTATAGAAATGAGTTTGGGCTGCAGGATCAATATGAAAGCCGTTTTGAGGGACAGTTTCCTGCTTTCAAAGGTTCATTCCCTGACCTGTGTTATAGGGTTGTCGTGGTCATCACGCAGCTCTCGTGGCTTTAGACACATTTGATGAAAACTGTCAGTACAATTCAAAATCTATAACTCAAAATTTTAATGTTCAGGATGAGGAAATCAGTCAAGCTAAAGTGTAAAAAAGCTCATCTGCCAAACACAAATATACCTTTACAATACATGCAGTGCAAAAACGCACAGTACGAGCCAGACTAACATCATAAATCTCTGCATAAATCTCCCACATCCCTGATgtcattaattacattttataccAGCAATTCTCAATCCTCCTAATGAAAGACACCCCCACTGTATACTTCCAGTCTATCACGTGTATTCAGCAAAACAGGAACTCGCGAGCCCACCTGATTTAACAAACAGGTACGGGTAGAGGTGGCAGAGATGGAGCACATGCAGTGTAGTGCCACAGTTTGTTCAAGGAATGGTTACAATTTCATGAGAACACAGTTACATGCCCTCCTTTGCAGGGCCTtctttcagcaccatggacagcgaGCACAGGAGAATGCACAGCTGTCGGAGCCTCTGCAACAATCCAGTGCACGACAAATGAAACAGACTGAGGAGTAATTCAACCAATGCACTGTTTCCCCACCGTGTTTTTATTTACGGGTAACTTTTCATTGCTCAACACAGCCGAGTGGGCTTTGACAGCTAGAGGAATACAAGAAaaagtgtgtttatctgtgtgtttgtgtgtgtattgctaATGTAGACCTCTGTATGCTGTGCAGTTGACATGCACAGCATGTACACCACAGCCTGAGATATGTGCTCTAAGTCTGCCATGTCATTGGAGCAACGAGCAAACTGGGGGACAATACAAAGCCTGGATTAGGTGCAGAAATCACTGGCGTTGCTATTAACAATATTGAAATGAGCACCACTCGACAGCCCTCTCTGCCCTCATCgcacagagctgcagtgcaAGTCCTTACtccaaatgtcaaatgtcactTCCACAGTCACAGTTCACAAAGTGGTCTGTATTAGTGAGATTACACTtagagagcaggagaaagagacacaaggaagaaaaaagagagagggtgagatAATGATGGACTGCAGGAGTGTGTTGACCTGTTTCCCTTGttatgttcatgtgtgtgcaactgtgtgtgtgtgcaaactcTAACATCATACACTAAAGGTACTGGTAGCCTGAactctaaaaaaataaataccaatagACCAATAGACAGATATGCCCAATGGTTGCCATGACGACTGTGAACCCACCCCCTTAAATGCACttgcgcatgtgtgtgcgcgcgcgcgtcCCGGCCTCGTTAGTCCTACCTTGCATTCCTCCATGCACGTCCTGACCGAGTATGCATCCGTCTCGTATTTCTGAACCAACAGTTCAAACTCCCGGTAGTTCTCCTCCGCCTGCTGGTCAAGAAGCTGGTAAGCCCGGACACACTCGCTGCATCCCAGCAGATCCACCCCGATGGCCATATCCAGGGTGCAATTCAAATCGTCCGGACTCGTAAACCCGTAAAACAAATCCAAAAGTGAATAGGAATTACAAAAAGAAAGGTACAAATCGCTCAGATTCACGTACGCCAACTGtgtccccttttcccctccacCGGAGAGGCCCAGGCACACGGTCTCCGCGTCCGTGAAAGTAAAGCAGTCTTTGGACAGGCTGTCAGGGTGACAGGTGTCCATTCGCCACAGAGGTTTGGTAGAATTCCCTAGAAAAATAGCATCTTGCTCTCTGGCGAGACGGTGGGGGTCAGGTGATGTGGGGATGTGGTGTCGGTGGAGGGAGTTCGGGTGCTCGCCCATGTCCGTGATTGCAAGCCCCTCGTCCGACCGCTTGTCTCGGGTTCGCGTCAGTTTCGCCTCGGCGCAGAACCACAAGTGATCAGAGAGCAGGACGGTGATGAACAGCAGAGAGGCCAGCGAAAGTCGCCATCTCTGGGCCCGCTCCGACTCGGTAAATGGCTTCTCGTTCTCTCGGGGTGCAAACCAGTATTTTAAGCCTTCATCATGCTGCCGACGCATCCAAGCACCCCTGGTCATATTTTAGGAAAGTGCTGCCCTGGCCGACTCCACCGCGGGGGCTGCTCTGCCACAATACTCATTGACTTGGGGGGATTTGGGCTCCGGTTGGTTCTCCTCTGTAGCGGTGGGGTGCTGTGCCTCCGCCGGTCCAGGGCGCTCCTCTATCGCGCCCACAGCAATCGGTGCTATTCCGATCCAATTAGCGCGCCCTCGCAGATTAAGTTTAGCGCTGCCGCATCCCGGTTCTCCATGGTTCTCCGGGGGGAAACGGCGTCCTCTTTGACCGCATGCCCCCTCTCCTTACCGTCCCTCCCCGGGTTTGTTCTCTCGTTGGGGGCGCAGGGAGACCAGCTGTTGCGAGTCTCTCGGTACTGATGCTGCGCGTCTGCCGCCGTTCGCTTTGCAGATTCACTTAAAGGAGAGCAACGAGCCCTTTCGGTGCACGCAGGCTGGTTTCTCTGTCCCGTCCCTGGGCGGAGAGCCTAGAATCATTTTTCCCGTTGGCCATTGTCATCTTGGACCACGGTTAAGTTGCCGCCATGTTCGTCTTGAAACACTTTTTCGGAGAGCTGGGTCTGTTTGCGTCATCTCCATCGTTGCGATAGCTCCATCGTTGCGCAGTGGCGGAACAGCTTATTAcctatgtgcacacacacgcacacacacaaacacaaacacccccacacacacacacacagaggagagagagaggagagagagagagagagagagagagagagagagagagagaggtggttAAGGGTGTTTTGGCTGTCCACCCTGCTCTTCATGAGTAATAGACGCCAGATCTTGTCCTGACAGGGCACAAACCCACACTTTTGGCGACATCTTGCTTTTGGTGCAGGATAGACGCGAGTCCATTCAAAAGAACAACAATGCAGTTAGGACATCACACTCATTGCCTCCACATAGTCATTAAGATTCATTGATCCTGTCCAGTGGAGGCTGTACATAAATCCTCAAATTacattgcttttttctctcGCCCAGAGGAGACGGAAGTGGAATGAATATGTAGGAAATTAAGGCTTTGACAAGACTAGTGAAAACTAGCCAGGCTTGAACCTCTGAACAAGAGGTAAGCAGCTGAACAAGCACAAGGTTTGTGCATGTAGGTTTAACAACAGCATGTACCTGTTCCCTGCTGGTGGGGCCAATCTTATCAGTTGCATTGTGTTTGGTCAGTgggtttaaaacaaacacatgactTACAGTATGGCCCCATATGCAAAGTCcccgcctgtgtgtgtgtgtgtgtgtgtgtgtgtgtgtgtgtgtgtgtgtgtgcaggcaccTGTgatagaggaagagagggtgggagagatGGGTTGTAGTTGCTCTTAGGGTGCTGAAAGTAAATTACAGTATTTTCTCTTGTCCTTAAAGCTACTAATCATTGTCAGTGTGCATGGAGTGCTACCAAAGAGAGTTGCTTAATGTTAATGGGCTGTATATTGGGGATAAGACAAGAGATGATTACCTGATTAATTTGTCCTTAAAGGCAGGGCGGGAGGCAGCTTATTCTACAATTAGTTGTGGAGGGGGAGAAAAGTGGTCATCTAACACCAATATAATTTGTTTCAGAGCAGCCAGTGTCCCACAAAAATATGTGACAACATATTGAATAGCGCgaggaatgaaatgaaactgttatatattgtgtctttttttgtttctgtgggaGAATACCACTGAATCTCAGAACCGTGGATACCTCAGTGCGCTCTGTTGTCTGTGTGGATGCTGAAGTTTACCCAGTTTCCTGCCACAGTTTACTATGTAAACTGTtctcaaagacaacaaaaagagGTGTTTATTCCTTCTTGTTGTGTAGATGATGGCATTGCACCCTCCACTAAGTGTACTCCACAGCTATTAAAGCTAAAAACATCAGAAAGTCAATAATGTAGGTAATTTCTATTATGTTACCCTGAGTGGAGGGAACACGTCTTGTCACTAACATAATTTGCTGATTTATTACTAAATGTCAGTGGGTGCTCACACAAGGAGATTCaatttgtttgatgtttttgaacCTCTTGTTCTGTGATTCACCTCCCAGGATCGGATGGTGACTGAAAGTTCACCACGCAGGGCCTGAGTTTTGGGCGGAGCCTTAACTGGATTTGAGGCCGCGGATGGTGTTATGGCAAACTTCTGTTGTGCCATTGCAAGAGGTGTTTGAATGCTCATCATTCATCGATCATTGCTCTCATATATTatgtcactgcagtgtgctgtGATCGTGCCTCGCAGGAGTAGATTTTGGCTGGGATGGTCTGCCTTTAACAGTAGTTGCTCAATTTCATGCTCTGTATCTGAccctaactgtgtgtgtgcctccccCTGCTCTGTTGGCACACACATGGATGTAGGGACCTGGCCAGATCTGCAATTTGATTGGTTCGAGCTGAACGCCTGACTTATGTCAGCTCCTGAGAGGTGGCCAATCAACAACATACGTGTGTCTGGCACAGAGGAGAGTTATCACGTTCACACTACCAACAACACTtttctacctgtgtgtgtgtgtgtgtgtgtgtgtgtgtgtgtaaaggtgaCTCAAGTATTGTGAGGGCAAGAGTGAGACAgtgtagagagacagagggcagagagagagagagagagagagtgtatgtcAGTGAGATGAATGCAGATTGTTGGCCCTTACATCTGGAGACATCACAGTAACAGTAAGGGCTCGCAGACATGACTCATCCACTCTCCATGCTGgggaacgtgtgtgtgtgtgtgtgtgtgcgtccccTGTGACAAAACTTAACATACATGTACTGATGGTATTATCTCATTGTACTGATACAGTAGCTTTTACAAAATCAAAGGCAATTTACACAGTTGAgggtcttttttttctatttacgTTTCCAGGAAACCAAACACAGGTAACAAGTGCATCATTCAATATCAAAAGCCTTTTTATACTTATTTTTACGTCATTGTCCTGTGTGCTTTGCCAAAGCCAAATGCAattgaaattacatttgtgtCATTCAGATTAAGCTCAAGCACCTATTTATAGatgtctatttaaaaaaatgcttgagtcattattattttgatccaattgaaatgataaaatataatcacatcttctgttgtttttcttgagTCATACAAGAAGCttaaactgctgctgaaaatgttgattcttaaaaaaaaaaaaagcaatatttcaTGAGCATTTAAGTGCTTGTCAAGAGCTTTTTGCACTCTGATGTCGACTGTCTGATCACTGCAGCGTGTTTCCCCGAACATCACTATTCATGATGGAGGAAGACAGGGGGGAGGGGATAGGTGGTTACTAGACTGGACCTATACTGACAATCAGAGGAGAACAGGgtgaaaggagagagacaggtgacATAATCCAAATGCCATTTGCCAATTTGTGTCAAATCTACAACCTTCACACTTCCTTCACACTTTGCCAGCGTAGAAATCAACCTTTTTAAGCAActgttctttttctccatcGCTTTAAGATGCATTCTtctaacttttattttgtttttagtcagtcagtctttttttccctctttcctactgcctccatctctctccatccttctctccATTCCTCTCCCACTCAGCTGACCCTGTACGACTCCTCTGGTATGACTGTTCCTTAAGCTCTGGCTTACCATTaccctgtctccctctgtctctcagtctcacTCTCCATCTGTGCTTTCATCTGCCTGAcatcagagaggaaaaaaaaaaaacagagactgGCTCAgcctctctgattggtcagaggaGACAACACCCTCAGCCCTGTCTCACTGTCCCGAGCGGAAATTCCCGAATTTACAATACATGTTGCATCATGCATCATCCCACTCAAGAACAACACTGTATGCGCTTGCAAAGATATAGCTGCGCTCATATGTGTGTCCATATAGGTGCGCATACATGCCAGTGTCTATTTTGCTACTCTGATGTGTGGTTACCCtgctgctctgagtgtgtgccACTGTGCTATCATAATTATAATTTGAAAGTGAAAGTTCATTCTTTACTTTAGGGGAAGCAGTTTGACAAAAATATGTTAGCTCAAGGTCGACTTGCTTTTAGCGAGctgagtttgctcagttgtcatcaCATAAGTATGAAACTTCAGTCGTGATACTACAGTCATGTAGTATTAATATGATAGTTACTGCACCGTATATTAAAAGACACACTGCTGGCAATTTTACAAAGTATGCTACATAGCTTATAGATTTTTAGtatattatactgtatagtGTATAGCATGTGGTATCCCGTATAATGAGAGTATATGTGCTCACTCACTGAGTATATGTGCTCACTGGTATGGTCCTTGCATGTCTGTGAGCTGTGATCGGGGAAACAAATGAACATTGTTCTGACTGTTCCATTGGCCACTGGAATTGACAGGGATTAGGCCGATGATGGAGATACGATCGTGCAGTTCAACCTCCCACTTCATCCAGCACCTCCTCTGCTCCGCCTGAGGGTTTTACTCTCCTGATCGATTGGCTCACCCCATTTCCATTCCAGGAATCCCTCTGCGGCTTATCAACACAGCTCACTTTCCCAAGGACACTGCCTATTCCCACATCCATGATCCTGGATTCCTGGCCTatattccccccccccacccccctcatGCAATCTGGATCTCTGCTTTCATCCAGCTTCAGGCTTCAAAGGAAATGTGCGTTTCAGGGAGGGCAGGTTTTACCCTGGCAAGGAAATATAtagaatacaaaaatatcacAGAGGAGACATGTTTGTGTTAGAATAAAATCTACTGATAATAAGGCTCTGAcattattatgtatattattaACACTGTTTGAACACTTCACAAATGTTATATGAAACACTGCTGAATGTGTGCATAACAtgattaaatgtatttgtgcgtgtcagggtgtgtttgtcttcatcCTCTTACCACGATGTTACATCACTGATGGCCTAAGACTGTAGCTCTCACAGTCTCTACACAGTCTCTCACATGGAGAATGATTGCTCTCTCTGGGAACAAGAAGGCTGCGGAAATGCTAATCAAACAGTGGGTTCAACTCCTCTTAGTGTAATTCTAACAGTGTAACAAATTTCAAAAGACTTTGTTTCATTAAGCAGCAAGTAAGATGCTTGTTGCACAAGATTTGTAGTGTAATGAGTTTTAATGATTATGGTAGCTATAAAGAATTGATGAGGAGGGTGTGGCATTCTGctttttcctcattatgtttgatttttgtgCACGGGCAATGTCTTAAT
This region of Pempheris klunzingeri isolate RE-2024b chromosome 10, fPemKlu1.hap1, whole genome shotgun sequence genomic DNA includes:
- the LOC139208871 gene encoding NALCN channel auxiliary factor 1 — protein: MTRGAWMRRQHDEGLKYWFAPRENEKPFTESERAQRWRLSLASLLFITVLLSDHLWFCAEAKLTRTRDKRSDEGLAITDMGEHPNSLHRHHIPTSPDPHRLAREQDAIFLGNSTKPLWRMDTCHPDSLSKDCFTFTDAETVCLGLSGGGEKGTQLAYVNLSDLYLSFCNSYSLLDLFYGFTSPDDLNCTLDMAIGVDLLGCSECVRAYQLLDQQAEENYREFELLVQKYETDAYSVRTCMEECKTVYKPWLCSQYFQTTQMHCSKRIPCGQYCLEVQQRCPFILPDNDDLIHGGSPSFICTGLLEDYPSGVDPDAECCDVRWDLKVDNRSRGTLKRTHPPCQHRTSLSSSAACRLCNSRLKLCLLVLVLLHTVASLTASHNATGLGLPAITPLEESPANEE